One window of the Sparus aurata chromosome 17, fSpaAur1.1, whole genome shotgun sequence genome contains the following:
- the srsf10a gene encoding serine/arginine-rich splicing factor 10 isoform X1: MARYLRPPNSSLFVRNIADESRPEDLRREFGRYGPIVDVYIPLDFYTRRTRGFAYIQFEDVRDAEDALHNLDRKWVCGRQIEIQFAQGDRKTPNQMKTKERHSPRSFSRYDDDRDSRRRRSRSRSYDRQRSRSPSYERRPRRSESPRESRSYSRRRRSRSNENDKYRGPPRDHQRTHREPGSRNRSASRSPSPPRSKSKGKKSQSRSHSPAEDFQPTSSSQKPSVGRSPSRSYSRSRSRSRSRSWAGRKSGGH, from the exons ATGGCAAGATACCTACGGCCGCCTAATTCATCTCTCTTCGTCAGAAACATCGCCGACGAGtccag GCCAGAGGATTTACGACGTGAGTTTGGTCGTTATGGGCCTATTGTAGATGTCTACATTCCACTTGACTTCTATACACGGCGGACAAGAGGATTTGCTTACATTCA GTTTGAAGATGTGCGTGACGCAGAGGACGCTCTTCACAACCTGGACCGTAAATGGGTTTGTGGGCGTCAGATCGAGATCCAGTTCGCCCAGGGAGACAGAAAGA cCCCGAACCAGATGAAGACCAAGGAGCGCCACTCTCCACGCAGTTTCTCCCGCTATGATGATGATCGGGATAGCCGCCGAAGGCGGTCCCGAAGCCGCAGTTATGATCGACAGAGGTCCCGAAGCCCTTCCTATGAGCGCCGTCCTCGGAGGTCTGAGAGCCCCAGAGA ATCTCGGTCCTACAGTCGACGTAGACGGAGCAGAAgcaatgaaaatgacaa GTACAGAGGTCCTCCTCGTGACCACCAGAGGACTCACCGTGAACCAGGCTCGCGTAACCGCTCCGCTTCCCGCTCCCCTTCACCCCCCAGATCCAAGTCCAAAGGTAAAAAGAGCCAGTCCAGGTCCCACAGCCCAGCTGAAGACTTCCAGCCAACCTCCAGCTCCCAGAAACCATCTGTGGGACGTTCTCCATCACGATCCTACTCTAGATCCCGATCGCGCTCCCGTTCCAGATCCTGGGCTGGACGCAAGTCTGGGGGCCACTGA
- the srsf10a gene encoding serine/arginine-rich splicing factor 10 isoform X2 → MFEDVRDAEDALHNLDRKWVCGRQIEIQFAQGDRKTPNQMKTKERHSPRSFSRYDDDRDSRRRRSRSRSYDRQRSRSPSYERRPRRSESPRESRSYSRRRRSRSNENDKYRGPPRDHQRTHREPGSRNRSASRSPSPPRSKSKGKKSQSRSHSPAEDFQPTSSSQKPSVGRSPSRSYSRSRSRSRSRSWAGRKSGGH, encoded by the exons ATGTTTGAAGATGTGCGTGACGCAGAGGACGCTCTTCACAACCTGGACCGTAAATGGGTTTGTGGGCGTCAGATCGAGATCCAGTTCGCCCAGGGAGACAGAAAGA cCCCGAACCAGATGAAGACCAAGGAGCGCCACTCTCCACGCAGTTTCTCCCGCTATGATGATGATCGGGATAGCCGCCGAAGGCGGTCCCGAAGCCGCAGTTATGATCGACAGAGGTCCCGAAGCCCTTCCTATGAGCGCCGTCCTCGGAGGTCTGAGAGCCCCAGAGA ATCTCGGTCCTACAGTCGACGTAGACGGAGCAGAAgcaatgaaaatgacaa GTACAGAGGTCCTCCTCGTGACCACCAGAGGACTCACCGTGAACCAGGCTCGCGTAACCGCTCCGCTTCCCGCTCCCCTTCACCCCCCAGATCCAAGTCCAAAGGTAAAAAGAGCCAGTCCAGGTCCCACAGCCCAGCTGAAGACTTCCAGCCAACCTCCAGCTCCCAGAAACCATCTGTGGGACGTTCTCCATCACGATCCTACTCTAGATCCCGATCGCGCTCCCGTTCCAGATCCTGGGCTGGACGCAAGTCTGGGGGCCACTGA